Proteins encoded together in one Palaemon carinicauda isolate YSFRI2023 chromosome 45, ASM3689809v2, whole genome shotgun sequence window:
- the LOC137634601 gene encoding uncharacterized protein isoform X3, whose translation MKKLANADQENLNELMLISKLALPMIWSLYSSEVESQKKRHTVLVNEDLVRSLPYHRSFSLEYPFFHMEMTLQLQEESDFQIELLRDESTKIFLLRINYDDRRIVFSNLNEEGENVERFVLEEGDFPAIKPNEDFRVNFQVADDCTFVSFWVGDLSLETPMPLPAKHHWCSKVYHHSTSYSINVMDLKQMDSSHESESAEDNHDVKLMFATIYGGLILQ comes from the exons GCTAGCCCTTCCTATGATCTGGAGTCTTTACTCCTCTGAAGTGGAAAGCCAAAAGAAGAGACACACGGTACTCGTAAATGAAGATTTGGTCCGTTCTCTTCCTTACCATCGATCGTTCAGTTTGGAGTATCCGTTTTTCCACATGGAGATGACTCTTCAGCTTCAGGAGGAGAGCGA tTTTCAGATTGAACTACTACGTGATGAATCTACAAAGATTTTCCTCCTACGGATTAATTATGACGACAG GCGCATAGTCTTCAGCAATCTTAATGAAGAGGGAGAAAATGTAGAAAGGTTCGTCTTAGAAGAGGGCGATTTTCCTGCCATAAAGCCAAACGAGGATTTCAGA GTCAATTTTCAGGTTGCCGATGACTGCACATTTGTTTCTTTCTGGGTTGGTGACCTTAGCTTGGAAACTCCAATGCCTTTGCCTGCTAAACATCACTGGTGTTCTAAG GTTTATCAtcattcaacttcatactccattaATGTAATGGACTTAAAACAAATGGACTCTTCACATGAATCTGAATCTGCTGAGGACAATCATGATGTCAAGCTGATGTTTGCCACTATTTATGGAGGCCTCATTCTTCAATAG